The following proteins come from a genomic window of Mariniflexile sp. TRM1-10:
- a CDS encoding MoxR family ATPase, producing MEIKDIKTLGDLKKIGYKSKSIKDELRDNLIQRIKNNETTFEGVHGYENTVIPELERAILSRHNINLLGLRGQAKTRLARLMLNLLDEYIPYVEGSEINDDPFQPISRYAKELINEKGDDTPISWLHRSERFAEKLATPDVTVADIIGDVDPIKAANLKLSYADDRVIHYGMIPRANRCIFVINELPDLQARIQVALFNILQEGDVQIRGFKLRLPLDIQFLFTANPEDYTNRGSIVTPLKDRIGSQILTHYPADIETAKLITAQEAKVLESQTASVTVPDLAKDLLEQIVFEARKSDYIDAKSGVSARLSITAFENLLSTAERRALKSGDDKTTVRLSDFVGIIPSVTGKVELVYEGEQEGAAIVAYNLIGEAVKSLFPKLFPKIEKLKKQEEESPYDDIVSWFFNQSDGFELLDEIRDKEYKNILDAISSLDDLLGIYQPNLRKEDSYFMKEFVLWALVEFKLLSKFRFTEGTQFKDPYGSFISGI from the coding sequence ATGGAAATAAAGGATATTAAGACACTAGGCGACTTAAAAAAAATAGGCTATAAAAGTAAATCTATAAAAGATGAATTGCGGGATAATCTCATTCAGAGAATAAAAAATAATGAAACCACTTTTGAAGGTGTTCATGGTTATGAAAACACCGTAATTCCTGAGTTGGAACGGGCCATTTTATCGCGTCATAATATTAATTTGTTGGGTTTGCGTGGACAAGCAAAAACACGTTTAGCACGGTTAATGTTGAATTTATTAGATGAATACATTCCGTATGTGGAAGGTTCTGAAATTAATGACGATCCCTTTCAGCCTATATCAAGGTATGCCAAAGAATTAATTAATGAAAAAGGAGATGATACACCCATTTCGTGGTTGCACAGAAGCGAACGTTTTGCTGAAAAGTTAGCAACACCAGATGTTACGGTGGCAGATATTATTGGTGATGTGGATCCGATTAAAGCAGCCAATTTAAAACTGAGTTATGCCGATGATCGCGTCATTCACTACGGGATGATACCTAGAGCCAATCGTTGTATTTTCGTCATTAATGAGTTACCGGATTTACAAGCAAGAATTCAAGTCGCTTTATTTAATATTTTGCAAGAAGGCGATGTTCAAATTAGAGGTTTTAAGTTGAGGTTACCGTTGGATATTCAGTTTTTATTTACCGCAAATCCTGAGGACTATACAAACAGAGGAAGTATTGTAACCCCATTAAAAGATCGGATTGGGTCTCAAATTTTAACCCATTATCCAGCAGATATAGAAACTGCAAAGCTAATTACGGCTCAAGAAGCTAAGGTTTTAGAAAGTCAAACAGCGTCTGTTACAGTACCAGATTTAGCTAAAGATTTGTTAGAACAAATTGTATTTGAAGCCAGAAAAAGTGACTATATAGATGCAAAAAGTGGTGTGAGTGCCAGATTAAGTATTACAGCCTTTGAGAATTTATTAAGTACAGCCGAACGACGCGCTTTAAAATCGGGAGACGATAAAACCACGGTGCGTTTAAGCGATTTTGTGGGCATCATTCCATCTGTTACCGGAAAGGTTGAGTTGGTTTATGAAGGCGAACAGGAGGGAGCTGCCATAGTTGCGTATAATTTAATTGGTGAAGCGGTTAAAAGTTTATTTCCAAAGCTTTTTCCTAAAATAGAAAAACTAAAAAAACAAGAAGAGGAAAGTCCTTATGACGACATTGTATCTTGGTTTTTCAATCAAAGTGACGGTTTTGAATTATTGGACGAAATCAGGGATAAAGAATACAAAAATATACTGGATGCCATTTCTTCTTTAGATGATTTACTGGGGATATACCAACCAAATTTAAGAAAAGAAGATTCCTATTTTATGAAGGAGTTTGTGCTTTGGGCATTGGTTGAATTTAAGTTACTCAGTAAATTCAGGTTTACAGAAGGCACTCAATTTAAAGATCCTTATGGTAGTTTTATAAGTGGTATTTGA
- a CDS encoding vWA domain-containing protein, with translation MTKYTTSRKGFVFKKYEAPEQAPFDKLFDIFKELITHTSGDFDEAMDWLRELDKEYELTTPDYTIDDFIEDLKKKGYIREKIDPNGNGGMAITAKTERAIRQQALDQIFGNIKRSGQGNHKSKSPGIGDEHTGDFRTYQFGDALDKVSMTESLKNAQINHGIGNFSISEDDLVVEDTLHKSQMSTVLMIDISHSMILYGEDRITPAKKVAMALAELITTRYPKDTLDILVFGNDAWQIEIKDLPYLKVGPYHTNTVDGLQLAMDLLRRKRNTNKQIFMITDGKPSCVRMPDGHYYKDSVGLNPFITNKCYAMAQQARRLHIPITTFMIAKDPYLMQFVREFTYANQGKAFYTGLKGLGEMIFEDYETNRKKRIRG, from the coding sequence ATGACAAAATACACGACTTCAAGAAAGGGTTTCGTTTTCAAAAAATACGAAGCTCCAGAACAGGCACCCTTCGATAAACTTTTTGATATTTTTAAAGAGCTTATTACGCACACATCTGGCGATTTTGACGAAGCCATGGATTGGTTGCGGGAATTAGACAAAGAATACGAATTAACAACTCCAGATTATACCATTGATGATTTTATAGAAGACCTTAAAAAGAAAGGTTATATAAGAGAGAAAATAGATCCCAATGGAAATGGAGGCATGGCAATTACTGCTAAAACAGAACGTGCCATTCGTCAACAAGCACTCGACCAGATTTTTGGCAATATAAAACGCAGTGGTCAAGGCAACCATAAAAGTAAGAGTCCTGGTATTGGCGATGAGCATACGGGCGATTTTAGAACCTATCAATTTGGAGATGCTTTAGATAAAGTTTCTATGACCGAAAGTTTGAAGAACGCCCAAATAAATCATGGTATTGGAAATTTTAGTATTTCAGAAGATGATTTGGTTGTAGAAGATACACTCCATAAATCCCAAATGAGTACTGTATTAATGATTGATATTAGCCACAGCATGATACTTTATGGTGAAGATAGAATTACACCAGCAAAGAAAGTAGCCATGGCTTTGGCAGAATTAATCACCACACGTTACCCCAAAGACACATTGGATATTTTAGTGTTTGGTAACGATGCGTGGCAGATAGAAATCAAGGATTTGCCCTATCTAAAAGTCGGTCCTTACCACACAAATACCGTCGATGGTTTACAGTTGGCTATGGATTTACTTAGAAGAAAGCGAAATACCAATAAACAGATTTTTATGATAACCGATGGGAAGCCAAGTTGTGTGCGTATGCCAGATGGCCACTATTATAAAGACAGTGTTGGGTTAAATCCATTTATTACCAATAAGTGTTACGCTATGGCACAACAAGCCAGACGGTTGCACATTCCCATAACAACTTTTATGATTGCTAAAGATCCTTATTTAATGCAATTTGTACGAGAGTTTACTTATGCCAACCAAGGAAAAGCATTTTATACTGGATTAAAAGGCTTGGGTGAAATGATTTTTGAAGATTATGAAACTAATAGAAAAAAGAGGATAAGGGGATAG